In Salvia miltiorrhiza cultivar Shanhuang (shh) chromosome 4, IMPLAD_Smil_shh, whole genome shotgun sequence, the DNA window AAAAATATTGCTAATTAATAACTAAAAACAAATGAGATATGATGTGTTGAGGTTCTTGTTGAAACTAACGCTTTTATAGATGAAAGAATGCCCTTATAGAATATAGAGGAAAGTCTTGCCTGTTTGACTCTTTGATGTAAAAAAGGTCACCAACTCACCATCTTCTTTCGCTCTCATTAATATGCTCGATAGTGGATAGAAGGTAACACTTGGTTCTTTCTTAAGCTTTCCTAGTCGTAGATGATCAGTGTCGATCTGCATTCTTTGTTTAGTTGGATTCTTGAAAGTTCAAGTATTACAGGAACTAATGAAAAAGGAGAGGTACaagtttttcttttattcttcttcctttttccaGGTCCTACATCTAACTTCTAAGGGTAAGGCGTTGAATCTTTGAatttatctctcatgatagttATGCTTAAGTTTACTAAGTGATGTCTTGGTGCTATATCACTACCTATAGAGACTTCATTACTTCAACCGTTCCTCTTTTATATTGCTAACTGGACGTTTGCAGGAGTACCCAGATTATGTTGCCTATAGTACACCAGTTTTTTTCCGCGATGATTGGCTGAATCTATATCTTGATGAGTATCATATGCATGACGATCCTGAGACTTACCGAGAAAGGAATGAAGTCAATTGCTCTGACTATCGCTTTGTGTATATGGGAGCAAAAGGTTTGAGCATAATCTCAAGAATTCCTTTTGTTTCTCAGATTGTGATATTATCTGTCTCCAATCTTTGCCATATGTTTTACGttggaggaaaaaaaaattaaagttttgATTCCAAGTGCAGGTACATGGACTCCTCTTCATGCCGATGTGTTCAGATCATATAGTTGGTCAGCAAATGTATGTGGCAGGAAGCAGTGGTATTTTCTGTGTCCAAGTCAACATCACCTCGTGTTTGACAGGTGAGGATGAATGTTGTTTCATTTATCATGAGTAATGGAGTAGCGTTCAGCTTAAGAGTAAAGCTCCTCCGTAATGATATAATTCttctaatatattatatttttttttattcagaTATATGAAGTCTGCTGTCTATAATATCTTTGAAGATGTTTGCAAATCAAAGTACCCCGGATTTGAAGAGGTAAGTAAGTAAGTAAGTTGCAAACCAGTTTTCATTCTTACCATCcctttagggtgtgtttgctttttatccctctaaattgagggataatataatgaggtataaacTTATCACTTAAAGTGGGGACCACATTTTGTTATATCTTATttggtttgaaggataatatatttatccactccttataaggtggtataaaattataccaccctctcttaggtataaaattatccctTTCGCAAGGGATAAGGGGCtgcccgaaaaattatacaacctgcccgaatttttttatacatcaaagcaaacgaaGTATAAGATTGATAAATGTAGTTTATCCCTCCCTTATACCTCAAAACAAACACACCCTTAGTGTTTTCATTGCTTTCTTGTTAAGTACTTTatattgatgttttatttttataattttttcggGTCCAGGCAGTCTGGCTGGAATGCACTCAGGAACGAGATGAAATCATCTTCGTCCCCAGTGGCTGGTACCATCAAGTTCACAATCTGGTATTTACCTTTGACTTATATAGTTTATTTCTCATAAGGATCTTCCCATTATTGGAAATTTATGAGCTATTCGTGGGGAACGAAGAAGATTTTATTGGAATGGGATTGTGTCATGTACTAAAATGTGTTCAAGCCTGTGGCAGTTTTTAGAGGCTGCTCAGGGCTCGTGTCTCCTCTCCTCATATCAGAGCAACTCATTACAAATGGACACACTATGTAGTAATTTATGTTTTCCCCTTAAATTGCTAATATGCAACACCAACCTGGGTTATGGATTTCAGGAGGATACAATATCAATCAATCACAACTGGTTCAATGCGTACAGCATTTCTTGGGTGGtaagaatattatatataagtaATGCTGGCGAATAACTTGGTATATTGCATAAATTGGTTATTTCTTATGATATATAACTCGCCAGTGGGGTTTGCTTTTGAGAGAATATCATGAGGCTGCTGGATATATTGAAGACCTCAAGGACATATGTGATGATTTTGAGGTGTTGTGTCAGAGAAATCTTGCAGCTAATGCAGGTATATTTTGGCGAACGATACATAAATTTTATGTCCAAAATTCTACTAGGGAAACTGAGCTGTTGAAATTCCTGAATTTTATCTAATGACATTGCTGGTCGAATTTATTCTAGACCTGATGAAAGATGTTTTAAATGGATCCTAACTGCTCATGGTGCAGATTATAGTTCTAATAACTCACTTATAGAATTTTACTTCATGTTCATAAGTTTTCAGGAGTGAAAATTTATGTAATATAAGTATGCATGTCTGCATATGTAATTCCATGTTCGAGTAGCCACATGTATTTTGAACTAATTGTCATTGTATTACTGAATTTCTTCATTTCTTGATAGCAGTTACTAGATTTTCTGTTATCATGTTGCTTAGTACATGTCTGACGAAATAAATCTTTTGTAACTTTTGAGGAAATTGATTATCTGGATATCAGTGATAGAAGGAACTGGCGCGACTTCTATGATTGCAATTTCTTGCGTGTTATTTTCTACTATTATGAGAGATATGGATCTTAGTGATAATTAATGTTTTGATGGGTGGTAGTAAGGTTAATATTTCATTATTGTTTTTCTCATCTCATAGTAATTGGCAATTTTTAATCTTGTAGGCATGGATTTCAGAGATTTTTTCATCTTCTTGTTTCGCTTTTCGTTAGCCAACTTTCTCCTACTCTACCAAATAACAAGTTCTAAGGGATTCCTCCACTGGTGTTCGTCTGAAGCGGCTCGGTTTTTACTTTTCAACCTTAAAAGTATCAAATGCATTACTCTGCAGATGAAATCTGAAGCTGGGTGGCAAAATTGTGGTTTTGCTGCCATTGATCTCGTAGAAACTATTGAAGATCCGGCATTCATGGACTTCTACAATACTTTAGGAATAGCTTATAGCATGATGTATAACTTTAGTGAAATCGATTTCAGTGAAAGTCGGAATATTTTAGAACACGAGCAAATCAGTGTTCTTTACCCTTTTGGTTCCCACATCTGTAATCCTGACAATCTAATTACATTTCTTGGCAATGCCTTCAAACTAGTAGGAACCGAAGGTTGATGAAATACATTGCTGTACACTCGAGGAAGAGCTCTAGTTCGAGAGCTGCATCGATGCCATCATCATTATTCTCTCACCATACGGCTCCTTACACTATTTTAAGGTAAGAAATTTCCTTATACATAATTATTGTAAGTCAGCATCATTGGTTTGATCATCAGCTGCATCCAAACGGTGTTACATTGTTCTAATTCAATGCCTAAAAGTAACCATATCTTAATAATCTTGATCCATTTTTTACTGTCACCTATTTCCTAATTAGCATTATTGATATTTTTGCTGGAACATAGATATAGACCTTCCTGTATTATTGCTATTTATTGAAAGCAATCACATAAACAAGAAATTTGAGATATAGCTCTAGAATAGTCGATATTCGACTATTCGTGGAGATTGTCTTCTACATAAATTCTGGACAAGGCTTACCGTTGGTTGGCATAGAATATTTAGCAGATAAGAGGAAAGGTAAGTAGTGAATTTCATTCAGCTTGTGACAATTGGATCCATCAAAGTAGTTTCATGGTGTGGTTATGGTTGTCCAAATTTATGATTGTAGTAAAATTTTCTCACTGTTTACTTTTGGCATGTTATTGAATGTTTGTTTTTCAACCTCACTGTAAAAGAGTTTATGTTTATTGGCTGAAACATTTATTTCTACAGTTTTTCATGCCTGTTGGGGAAATTCAAGTACATATATTGACTAGTagttatcattttttttatgcatTTCTATGACTCTGTCAAAGCACATGTCCCAAGCATCTGAAGATTCTTGATTGTCTACTACAGTAGCATTAACAGCGTTTGACTTAATAATGGGAATCTCATCTTATTAGTGAAAACTCTTGCTCCATTAACCATTAGACTATCCTCACGAGCACTTTCCATCGACCCAATcctcaattaaaatatttatttctctttttcACGTACACAATTCAACCTTCatcttatttttattgtattagTGAGACTCATATGTGGCACCCAATGAGAGAGTGCCATGTGGTCATACATTTCTTTTGACATTGAGGTTGTTAGCCAATCAATGTCATCCAGTTATGTgacttttaaatttatttttaatttataagttgCCCTATATGGGTGACACTCGCATGAGTGTCACCAATGGGAATCGTCTCAATATCACACAGAAATATTGTGTGAGATGGAGACAGGTCAAAATTTGATTCTGAATGGCACatttgtaatttaaaatttgacccGTCTCACGATAAGACGATCGCAAAACTTGATCCCCGTTGATGTGATTGTTTAAACGAGTTATAGCTTATTCACGTAAAAACGACACTTGTGTGAGACGAAGGGGAGATTTACACCTGATGCAATTGGGGGCGTATGCAAGATTATAGTTTGAAGTGTTTTGACTTATTGATTAGGTACGTACATGGGCAGTATAGTTTGCGCAAGTAATTTCAGCTCATTCTTTTGTTGCAAGATTACATATTTATTCCTCCCAAACAGCAACTGccatcttcgtcttcttcaacATCACGATTTCTTCTCGTTTGCATGATTTATCAGTCAACAATTGTTCAACTTCAATCTCTTCTGCACacagtgactcggtggtgatcGTTATCAAGTTGACACGATGTAATTTTGACCGTTGGAGTGTCATATGCTTAACCAATCGATTCAATCCATTTTAACTGGGGGGATAATTAGGGTGAACAAACTGAACACTAGGCCAATCCCAACTGATAGATTAAGACAACCCTCAATTTCAAGATGGACACAAATTTTCATCACAttgttttatttcataataGGACCTAATCATTTCTCGAAGAAAACCAGTGTCTTGGTCGCAGCAGTTTTGCATGTGTTTAATTAATCGATTATTGAGTTGACTGAAATTTAACGATTTTTCTATTCTAAAACATACAAACACACCAAATTGCCTCGGTGGCCTAACTGAGATACacttattgtttttatttgcttCTATTTTTGTCTGATTGAAAAATCACTGTCTGAAAGCTGGTTTTGGGGAAGCCATCTACctcaatatttatataatttgcagaaaaattcaaaatcttGAGTTCTGCCAGATATGGTTTCCATGGCGCATTCCACGCATTTCCCACATGCAAATCCATGCttatttttcttctattttgaCGATATATGGGAATCTACACATAATTAAGTCCAACTACAGTACTATATTATTATGgaacttaaaaaaaaagtctTTTATTATGGAATGTTTTAAAAGTAACTGCATTTATTTACTTATTGAGGCTGGTTTAATTTCCGATGGCAAATTGGTCATTTTAAGTGTTTCTTGACATTTACCGCCTCTTATTTTTTTGTGACGGAACAGCCTCTTTATTAGTACTATATTACTAGTGgtaaaatattgaatttagaAAATTCAATTAAACATGGTTTACTTCTTCTGGGCACCTAGATTAAAAAGAGTGTGTAAATTGAATAAAAGTGATAGAAttcataatttttcaaaaattaaatattatcgTTTATAGAAATAAGTCATCTTTAGTGGGACGATCCCAATATGAAAAATGGGCCATGTTTATTGGGACAAATTAATGGAGtatatactaattaattaagttcttgtgttttatttttaatttttaattgttaattGGAGTTGATTAAACCCAATTAGGATTTATACTTATTACTACTATCaggtatttaatttttaaaatttttagttAATAATTGGCTATTAAGACTTATTACTACTATCaggtatttaatttttaaaatttttagttAATAATTGGCTATTAAGATTGATTATTGATAACTAGGGTATATGGTATTTCTAAGCTTCGTTTTTTAGTAATTAGACTTTattacattattaaatagtttttaaattttatactaGTGGAAGACAGAAGGGATTCATAAATGCTGGAATAGAGATCCAAACCGGGATTTCTTTACTTAGCTTTCAAAGAAGATAAAAAAGGGAAGAAAAAAGAACTACTACAAACTTTGCTATATATTATCATCTGTCTTAACTCATAACATTTACATGAAGTCTTGAATGGGGGAACTTGAAACATACATGTTAGAACTCATAATGAGAGGGACCTGTCTTGCCTGAAAAAAGAATCTCACAAAGAATCAaaacccaaaaaataaaatagaacatGAGCAAATGAAGAAGGTGGTTAATTATCTTATCTCTACACTGGGTGGCATGGGTATATAAGATGAGTAATTATGGACATCTGGAATTCCTCCCTGGCCCTCCATAGTAAAAATAATTCCCCCAAGCATTATTCTTGCCAGCTCTTATATCATAGCAATTAGGATGATCAGCCAAAAGATGCAGATTATTGAGAGGGATCAAGCTGTTGTCCCAGTCCACAACTTGCAAGTTCCTGAAATAGGAAGCCTTCCCAAAGCCTTCATCAGCAAAATGGCCACTCCCCATCTGCGTGGACGTGTGGTACCCCGTTGATCTGCTGTTCACGATCTCCCCTCCGAACTGGATCATGCTCGCGTGCCTCTGCAGGTGGCTGAACAGGAACGACGGCCAGTACCCCACCAGCAGCCCTTGCCCGAACTCCAGCCACCAGTGCCCGTGCTTCGGATCCTGCACAACACCATTGTTAGTTAACCAAATAATCAACTAAAATGTCTCTGTCAATTAGTACAGCTATAATGTGGAAGCTTTGAATCTTATTAGGTCACCTAACTCATGTATATCAGCATGATTGGTAGTGTAATAATAGCTCAACAATTCAAACAAAATCATAGAATATACCTTCCAAACCATGAGGCCAATATCAAACTGCCTGTTCTTGTAGTTTGACCTCGGAGATATGGCTGCACCAATAGCGATCTTGTTGTTTATCTGGACAAAGCCCGAGCACAGCAAGTTGTAGCAACCCGTTGCTTGATACGCATCCGTCTGTTGCACAACAATGCCATCagtttacacacacacacacacagtgaAGCTCAAGATTAACTAACTTACTGTCCAATATGTGAAGAATCTAGGGTAGTTGTCTCCATACAGTTCTGGACTAACCTGAAGGAGGTTGAAGGAGAAAAACAAAGTCAATTAATTGAGGCGACAGGCGATAGGTAACGAGTCATAAATATTTGTGGTGATGTACTAAACAACACAGACCTGCCAGCCAGCTTCAATGGTGTTAAGATCATTCCCAAATGAGCCAGAGATGACCCATAGTTGTGACAGACTGAATTCATACTGGTCTGTCACGCGCGGTGCCCACACATTTATGCTTGCCTTTGCCCCATAGTATTCATCACCATTTACAAACGCCACAGCATgctgcacacacacacatttggATGAAACTTACATACAAGAAGAACCAATTTTGCACATTTTCAAGAATGTAGTAATGCAAGATAATATAAGTGATGATGCAAACCTCATGATCACTGCTTGTTGTATCTCTGCGAACGCCTCGTTTAATCTTTCGACCGAATCTACGAATGGAGCTGGCCCTCAACACATCCTCCTCGGTAGTTCTTCTTATTGGAACTGTCCCAACAGGGCATGATTCCCCTGCTTCCAACCACGCCTGCAGAGTCTCTGAAATCGACTCGTTTGAGCCGTGCCCTTTAGGCCTCTCCGGCGG includes these proteins:
- the LOC131019888 gene encoding arginine-specific demethylase JMJ20; protein product: MGLKIEGKVEKVNGKELSYAEFVEKYLDKNQPVILTGLTDDWRARKDWVSGDGKPNLRFFSDQFGGSRVQVADCAKREFTDQKRLEMSVSEFIEIWINSSNSDNGGADGKPLLYLKDWHFVKEYPDYVAYSTPVFFRDDWLNLYLDEYHMHDDPETYRERNEVNCSDYRFVYMGAKGTWTPLHADVFRSYSWSANVCGRKQWYFLCPSQHHLVFDRYMKSAVYNIFEDVCKSKYPGFEEAVWLECTQERDEIIFVPSGWYHQVHNLEDTISINHNWFNAYSISWVWGLLLREYHEAAGYIEDLKDICDDFEVLCQRNLAANAGMDFRDFFIFLFRFSLANFLLLYQITSSKGFLHWCSSEAARFLLFNLKSIKCITLQMKSEAGWQNCGFAAIDLVETIEDPAFMDFYNTLGIAYSMMYNFSEIDFSESRNILEHEQISVLYPFGSHICNPDNLITFLGNAFKLVGTEG
- the LOC131019889 gene encoding uncharacterized protein LOC131019889 translates to MASSSCPKIPIIFTLVSFLLIFLPATSHAAVPPSSGRRNQTLRPQQELNKLKRIRSYLRKINKPAVKTIQSVDGDKIDCVPSHLQPAFDHPQLKGQKPLEPPERPKGHGSNESISETLQAWLEAGESCPVGTVPIRRTTEEDVLRASSIRRFGRKIKRGVRRDTTSSDHEHAVAFVNGDEYYGAKASINVWAPRVTDQYEFSLSQLWVISGSFGNDLNTIEAGWQVSPELYGDNYPRFFTYWTTDAYQATGCYNLLCSGFVQINNKIAIGAAISPRSNYKNRQFDIGLMVWKDPKHGHWWLEFGQGLLVGYWPSFLFSHLQRHASMIQFGGEIVNSRSTGYHTSTQMGSGHFADEGFGKASYFRNLQVVDWDNSLIPLNNLHLLADHPNCYDIRAGKNNAWGNYFYYGGPGRNSRCP